A region from the Gossypium hirsutum isolate 1008001.06 chromosome A08, Gossypium_hirsutum_v2.1, whole genome shotgun sequence genome encodes:
- the LOC107923440 gene encoding non-specific lipid transfer protein GPI-anchored 10 has translation MTALAFTPILMLLLLVASLPTSLSQDPITPGPTVSDCSPRLVAFMPCAPFVQGNAPRPAQSCCDNLNQLYGLQPGCLCLLLKDTTLSAFPINRTLALQLPVLCRLQANSSSCSGLPYPSGSSGSQVSLGTNHNSSVAASSPMGNPNVPMAPRPSIMGLGFGRSKAGRLKAEGLLAMVAAAVILFSRLALP, from the exons ATGACTGCTCTTGCCTTTACACCTATTCTCATGCTGTTGCTCTTGGTTGCCAGTCTTCCCACTTCCCTTTCTCAGGACCCTATCACCCCAGGACCAACCGTATCCGACTGTAGCCCACGTCTGGTGGCTTTCATGCCATGTGCACCATTTGTGCAAGGCAATGCTCCGAGACCAGCGCAGTCCTGCTGTGACAATCTCAATCAGCTCTATGGACTGCAGCCTGGTTGTCTTTGTCTCCTCCTCAAAGACACCACTTTAAGTGCTTTTCCCATAAACAGGACTCTTGCACTGCAGTTACCTGTTCTTTGCAGGCTCCAAGCTAACAGCTCTTCTTGCTCAG GGTTGCCTTACCCTTCGGGTTCATCTGGTTCTCAAGTTTCTCTAGGGACAAATCATAACTCTTCTGTCGCTG CTTCTTCTCCCATGGGGAACCCAAATGTTCCAATGGCACCAAGACCAAGCATCATGGGGTTGGGGTTTGGCCGGAGCAAGGCTGGAAGATTGAAGGCAGAAGGCCTCTTAGCAATGGTGGCTGCTGCTGTTATTCTGTTTTCAAGACTCGCGCTTCCATAG